gatctctatgagtctgaggccagcctggtgaatAGAGGGAaatccagaacagccaaggataTGTAAAGAGACTCtgtccccaaacaaacaaaaaagagttaaaTCCAagagctggagcaatgggtcagcagttatgagcatgtgttgctcttacagaaaaGCCAGGTTCAgaccccagcacctacatggtatcTTACAAACATCCAcagctccatttccaggggatctgatcctCTCTTCTGATCTTCACAGACACTAGGTACATACATGgtagcatatacatacattcaggcaagacattcatatacataaataaatctaaagaaaaatttaaattgagcCTAGTGCCTGACACATCCTGAGCAcatgccctaccactgagctatgcctaCTCCTGTCCATTTCTTATTTCAGTATGCacctttttttagatttatttatttattttatgtattcaccattgctctcttcagacacaccagaagagggcaacagaccccattgcagatggttgtgagccaccatgtgcttgctgggaattgaactcaagacctctggaagagcagtcagtgctcttaatctctgagccatctctccagccccagtatgcACTTTCTTAATTATGCACATAGGTGAATATCTTTTTCCTTGCCATATACATTTCCTTTTGGAAATTCATTTTCCATCTCTACTTTTTTTGGAGAGCGGGGGAACAGGATTTGTTATGCCTCTGAGATTGGCTTAACTTTACAGTCCTCCTGCTGCAGGCTTCAAATGCTAGGATGAAAGCTCTTTACCACTATGcctaatttcttcctttaaaaaaaaaatctctgttttggagaggaaagaacacacatgtgtcatgccacacaagcatgcacgtgtgcgtgcatatgtggttttgtgtaggtcagaggatagctttcagggctcagttctctccttccacatgagttctgggtttctctcctccatgtgggttctggggattaaactcatgTCATCAGGAATAGTGGCAAGcagttttacccactgagccatcttgccaaccccacTATCTTGCTCCCTTCTACCAAAGTGACTCTGTTCCAGAGATGTCTTTCTCGTATTCAAATTGGTGATcagataaataacactaaagttTAAGGGTTTTCAAAATGTGACCTCATCTGTAAGACGGATAGCTAGCacagccaggagagggcattgtaCAGTGtgcttcagaaaacaaacagtgaGGAGAAACCTCCAGTGACCTTCCCAACCTACCAAAAACCGGCCGGGAGGACCTCCAAGAATCCCACACAGCAGTAAACAGTAAAAAGcagtttgtttggctttttgaaacGTGGTTCCTCTAATGTGAAAAACCCTAGgtaactcaggctagcctcagatttcACTGTAGAGTTCAGCTGACCTGGAAACTGTGAGCCTCCCTCCCgaagtactggggttacaggcatgctccaccacacccagctcccagTGAGGTCTGGGACTCTTCTCTGTCCCAAATAAACTTTCCTCCCAGAAGTTTCACTAGCTTATTATGTGACTTGGAGAAGTGGGTAAGCTGTAGCAGGCAGTTGTGGTTCTTCTGTTTTTTTACGAGGAGAAAACAATGCTCTCTCATTCATGCTTTGAGAGGGAGGTGAcaaggttcttttattttttctttcttttccattacagAGGTATCTATGAGTATGAACTCACCTTGCGAACTGACCTCTACACTGACAAGCACACGCAGTGGTTTTACTTCAGAGTTCAGAACACCAGAAAAGATGTTACCTACCGCTTCACAATCGTCAACTTGCTGAAACCCAAGAGCCTTTACGCAGTAGGGATGAAGCCGCTCATGTACTCTCAGTTGGACGCCACCATCTCCAACATCGGCTGGAGGAGAGAGGGCCGTGAAATCAAGTACTATAAGAACAACATGGACGATGGGCAGCAGCCCTTATACTGTCTCACCTGGACCATTCAGTTTCCTCATGACCAGGACACTTGCTTCTTTGCACACTTTTACCCATACACTTACACTGACCTGCAAGGCTATCTCTTGTCAATAGCCAATAACCCCATCCAATCTCAGTTCTGCAAGCTCCGAGCCTTATGCAGGAGCTTAGCAGGGAACACTGTCTACCTGCTGACCATCACCAATCCATCCAGGACCGCTCAAGAGGCAGCTGCAAAGAAAGCCGTGGTGTTGAGCGCCCGTGTCCACCCTGGAGAAAGTAACAGCTCCTGGATCATGAATGGCTTTTTGGACTTCATCCTTAGCAACTCTCCAGATGCCCAGCTCCTCAGAGATATCTTTGTCTTCAAGGTGATTCCCATGTTAAATCCGGATGGCGTGATAGTGGGGAATTATCGGTGTTCGTTGGCTGGAAGGGACTTGAACAGGCATTATAAAACTGTTCTTAAGGATTCCTTCCCTTGCATTTGGTACACCAAGAACATGATCAAAAGGTGAGACCCCTTTGCTGATAAGTCTATGAATGCTGTGAGCATTAGAGACAGATACTTTCGAGGAGGAAGAGCTTGTCTCTTGTTTTAGGGGTCCGGTATGACTTTGACAATCCTTGCAGTCACAGGTTAATTTTCAGACCTTTAAATCACAATTGAGTTTCTAAAAGAAAACTGAGCACACATCAACATGTCAGCCATTTCGCTTGCCTCCCCCTGGGCTCCCCAGAATTGAATCTAAGACTTAACACATGACAGATAGGCaggcactctatcactgagctttATTGTcaacttcatcttattttttgagacagaaactctcactgaacctagagcttcctGCTTTGGCCGGGCTGGCTGGCTATCAAGCCCCTGGGATCCCCAACCCATCTTCTCTATGTTGAGCTTTTACATGGGTCCTCATACTCGTATAATGAAcactttcccaactgagccatctctctgggccgTTTACTTCATGTTTGTTTCTGATGGAAGGTCTGGTGTAGgatttactgtgtagaccagactggcctcatacTGAGAGGTTTGCCTTCCTCCGCTGGGAGTAAAGGCCTGTGCCCCCATGCTGGGctcagttgttttatttttacatcaaaCAATTGGATGGGAAAGGTCAGGGCAGTCTTCCTGCGTCTATGAAACTGTAATCATAACCTAACTTAACAGTGTGTAAGTATGAAGGAACAAACACTACTTCAGTGCTTTATACCTTTGCCTGTTCGTACTCCCCAAAAACCCCCTTAGGAGATTACGTATGGTCCACATTCCCTGTTGTAGACAATGGGAATTGAGTTCCCGTTAAATAATTTGAACAAGGTCTCAGAGCTAGTAAGCAACAGGGTAGGCATTTGAACACAGGCTCTCTGACTCAGAAAATGAGTACCCTAATATCACCATATGTTGCTCCTAATAAAGAGAAAGTAACAAATTAATCCTCACTTTTCAAACCTGTGTGAAAGCAGCTTGAAGCTCTCAGGTAGTAGCACCCATCCTGAAAGAGCTTCCATTCCACTGGAAGGGAACACAAAGCAGATAGGATCTGAATGAAAACTCCTAAGCACACCAGTGTGAACAGACATGAGAAAGGTTGGGTGGACGTGTTTGGTCAACATGTGAGGTCTGCTTTTACTATTGACCGATTCTGGGGCCATAGATAAGCAAGTGACTTAATCTCCTGTGAGTTTGGATGTCCACTCCACCCTTTTGTTTGTCCCCCAATAGACTTCTGGAAGAAAGAGAGGTTCTCTTGTATTGTGATTTCCATGGCCACAGCCGCAAGAACAACATCTTCCTGTATGGCTGTCACAGCAACAACCACAAGCACTGGCTTCATGAGCGGGTCTTTCCTTTAATGTTGAGCAAGAACGCACCAGACAAGGTAAGTGTGTTACAGACTGGGGACAAGGACAAGTTGAGCTGGGCATTAAAGGCAAAGGAGGCATCAAGCTCCAGGGGAAGAGAGTGATACCACAGAGACGGAGAGCACTCCAGTCAGAGACTATGGGGGtaagaaacaaatcaaacatcatatttagccaggcagtggtggcgcacacctttaatcctagcacttgggaggcagaggcaggtggatttctgagtttgaggccagcctggtctacagagtgagttccaggacagccagagctacacagagaaaccctgtctcgaaaaacaaaacaaacaccaacaaacaaacaaacaaaaacaacaaaaatcatattTAGAGGCCAAGCAGTCATGGCGCACtgcctttaatcacagaacttgggaaggcagatagatctctgtgagtctgagaccagcctgatctacagagtgagttttgggACAGCTAGGGtaattacacagaaaaaccctgtctcaaaaaccaaaggggaaaaaaagtcaTATTTGGAGGAAAATGTAGATCTGAAAGCTCATATTTTATGACAGAAATAAATTATAGAGCCCATGTGGATCACATGCATATATTTGAATCCCAGTATTCAAatgatggaggcaggagggttaaATAAATTTGGGGGctatatattaagaaaagactTAGAAGAGCTGGCCTAGTACCTGATAGTAAAGTGTGCCAGTACTCCCAGATCCCTAGGGGTCCTCATCTGGCGAGATGCGCTGGGGTAGGAGGCAGATAAGGCTGGACAGTAGAGTTGCCTGTCTCTTTGCCTTGGAAGATCACAGTCCACATCAAGTGCTGCAAGGCCTGTTACCTCATATTAAGTTGCCAGCCGAGGCAACTGCAGAGCCCTCACCTGCTACCGTCTTTTTTATTGCTCAAAATCACTGTCTTGATGGAATATACTTTAGGAAATAACACATAAGAAGCTCCCAAAGAGCCATTCTTGTCTTCATATTAATGACAGACATTTGAACCTGCTAGTTTATATAATTAACAGAGAATGCGGGTCTCTCTCTAGTTCTCTTTCGACAGCTGTAACTTTAAGGTCCAAAAATGcaaagaaggaacaggaagagttGTGATGTGGCGGATGGGCATCATCAACAGCTACACCATGGAGTCTACCTTTGGCGGGTCTACCCTGGGTAAGAGGGGAGTGAGTCCAGCAAGGGAAAGCCGGGTGCTCCAGAAAGCTTGAGAAGGGTTTCCTCACTGGCTTTAGTACCACAAAGGTGTACTAATGTAGGATACAGTGCTTCACTGAGCTGCACGCTGTAGTGATTGCTCAGGACCTGGAGTCAGGAAGCTTAGGTTTGGACTTCCAGCTGCATGTATTAGCTTTGTGACCTTGGGTCAGTTGTCCAACTTCTTTGAAGCTCATATGTCCTCTGAGTGATGATAATAACACCAGACTATAAATATTGCTTTAGTAGGCAGCACCCACCATAGAGTAAGACCAGAATACTCTTAAAAGACCTTGATAACCCATTATAATAGTGAACTGTTTCATTGTCAAAGATTCCTCTGAGCCAGACTGGAGCTAGGAGAGCTTCCTCTTCAGAAAAACACTATTCTAGAATAAGAGGTGGTAtttcaaatttacttttatttttattcatgtgtattgtatatatatgtgtctgtagtgtgtgtatgtatgtgtgtgtgatgtgagtgtgtatgtggtgatATGAGTATGTGCACACAGTTTCGAGGAGGGGTCGGAAGAGTGTGTTAGATCcccgggagctggagttacatgcagttgtgTGTGACCAGTGTGGGTACTGGCACCAAACTTGGATCCTGTGGAAGCACTATTAatgctgggccatctccccagccctttgaGGAGTGGTATTTTTCTAAAAAGCTGTTCACAAATTAGATTTGCACTTACCCAGTAAGATTTAGGAAGTTGAGAAGATGGCTTACCTGTGAAGAGCACTGTTCTTGGAGAGGATCTGAGTtcttctattcccagcacccatgtgctcacaaccatcagtaactccagttccaggggatctgacaccctcttctgacctccaacaTCACAACATATTCATgatgcagacatacatgaagaaaaagttcacattcataaataaatatgaatattttaaaataaaagattttaaggCTAGTGAGATTCCTAAGAATGCTCACCACTCctccaaaggacctaggttcaatcctaGCTCcgatgtcaggcagctcacaactgcccataactccagctccagaggagacGATGCTTCTGGCCTTTCTGGGTACCTGTACTTATGTACGCAGAAATATATACCTACACATAATGTAAaactttttagttttatatttatatgtgagtCTTTTGCTTACACCATGTGCATGTACTGCACGCAGAGTTCAGCAGGGGGCGctggctcccctggaactggggttttggatggttgtaagccaccatgtgggtgcagggaccCTTACCTGGATTCTGAGGaacagcagcaaatgctcttaactgctaggtcatctcttcatccccagcttaaaacaaaaaaatctaataagaaatgcttatttttttcctcaggtaGTAAAAGAGACACTCACTTTACCATTGAGGACCTGAAGTCCCTAGGTTATCATGTCTGTGACACTATTCTGGATTTCTGTGATCCTGACCAAACCAAGGTAAAAGTGGAGATTCAAAAAGTGTTGTACCACTACTCTGCTGAGTTCCACATAGGACCAGAATCCACCCAGATgacctttgtctgtctgtctgtctgtctgtctgtctgtctgtctgtctgtctctgtgtgtttctctctctctctctctgtctctctctgtctctctctgtctctgtctctgtctctctctctctctctacctctctctctctctttctctctctctctgcctctctctctctctctctctctctctctctctctctctctctctctctctctctctctctctctctctctctctctctctctttctctctctctctctctctctctctctctccttctcccaggaCATCCTTTGGCATCCTCTCCTAACTTACAGGTTTCCTCCAGGCTGCACTGGgcctacttctttctcttctagttAGGAAGAGTAACACACGTGGCACACTCCCTTTGCTAAATCTAATCCTGCCCTCTGCACTATTTGATGCCCCTGTAGCTAAGTGACCTTAGGCCTCACTAagtgccttttcttttctgtagcctcagttttctcacccATTTATCCTTCCCCTCCACAGCAAACATGCTCCAGCTTGCCTCTGTCCCGAAGCATGAAGGTCTCCTTTGGCCCTCTCCTTCCTCACTCCTTTGCTCAGCTTAGAAGGGGTATATACCCACAGTAACCCATATCCCCTGGTCCTGCTTAAGTGTTGGCTCGATGGGCCCTGCCCTGGATGCGGTGCTTGATAAAGAGTGAGAAGggctgttttcctttcctcttgtggtgctggggatggaacacaAGGCTCCTCGCTCACGTGAGGCAAGACCTCTTCTACTGACCTGTGCCTGTATCCAAACCACACTTGCTATGGGCCAAAGTCAGAACAGCACCACCGAAACTGTCccttctgtcctagttagggtttcattgctgagaagagacaccaggaccatggcaactcttataaaggaaaacatttaattggggctggatgaCAGTTTGAGttcatttaagatttattttatgtatgtgagtacactgtagctgtattcagacacaccagaaaagggcatcagatctcattacagatggttgtgagccaccatgtggttgctgggatttgaagtcaggacctttggaagagcagtcagtgctcttacctgctgagctttcACACCACccaagttctacatcttgaatgccacacttcctccaataaggccatgtctactccaacaagaccacacctctgaATAGTGCCACCCCCTATGAGCTTGTGGGGGGGGGCTATGTtctttcaaaccactacactttGCTTACAacttaggaaaataaatgaaacaattgCAAAAATGAGCTATAGCCCAAAAAAGTGTCTAAGGCAGTGCTCGTGGATCTGCTTTAAATAGCGTTAGTGTAAATTAAGATAGTAATAGAAAAAGTCACTAGCTTTACTTTTATTGCCTCTGTAACTTACCCGTTGCCATGTCCTTTACAGAAGTAATTAGAGCTTAGCCCATCAATAAATTAAGTGCCTTTCAGCACACACTCCAAACCATTTCATGAGTAGCTTACAAAGCTGTCTTTCCCTCTGCTGCAGTACACTCAGTGCCTACAAGAGCTTAAGGAGCTCTTACAACAGGAAATCAACAAAAAGTTGAGTAACTTTGGACAAGATATGGATTTAGAAGGAAACTGGAGTGACATTCCTTTGTCTGACATTGAATCCAGGTAACAAACTTCATTTCAATGAAAATCTGGGATTAATAATACATccttgatcccagtacttgggaaacagaaggAGGGGGATTGGAAGTTTAAGGAAAGCCTGGGTTTATATTTATGTGACATCCTGTCctcttgtttattatttttttatctatCCATCGATCAATTGatcaatctatttatttatttattttgaaacaaagtcttacTGTATCACCCTGGTTGGCCTGGATCTCACAGAGGTCTGTCTACCTCTGCTGGATTAAAAGCATGTCCATGTCCGGAGACctaggccaggtgtggtagcacgtGCCTTTAATTCCGGCCTTTAATATCAGTGTGCTGATATTTAGAGATccataccaccacatctggctgttcttttgtttgtttgtttgtttgtttgtttgtttgttgaaatggAGTTTCAGGTTGGATTCAAATTCAGCTGTCTTTCTGCTTCGGTGTTccaagtgctggtgttacagTTGTGTGCCATTGCACCTGGAGGGAGATACAGGTATATCTCTGTAGGTAAAaaaccagcctggtatacatagcaagtcccagggaaGCCGGGGCTGTCTGGAGAGACACTTGTATGAGAACCCAGAATCCCAGCGTTACAAGAGCCTGGGTGGAatattaaaaccatttttttccttgCCCTCTCCATTGCTCTGGTCCCTGGCAGCACCTTTGTGGGTCACCTGTCTGATTTTAGGATGCAGGAGTGGGTCCAACAGGTATCTGAGAAGCCTGAGAACCCATTACCCCTCCCACTCTTCGCCCACTGCACTCGCCCCTCTCTGTTTGCAGCCTGAAAAACCAAAGTGTCCTGTGGGTCAGCTCACTGACACGTAGAGCCCAGGAGAACCAACGCAGAGATAGCCAGACTACACTAGAGCTGACTCAGCAGGAACACTGGCCTAGTTAGCtaagaaacagaagagacagtTGCCAGCTTCTCTATCACAAAGTCAGATGCTGCAGGCTCTATGTGGTCACCTGTCCGTCCTCACAACTGCACAGAAAGGCAGGCTTGGGATGCTGAAAgtattctgtgtgtgtacacatgatttatattttctagaaCACACTACAACTAATGCCTTGTTATCCATTTGCTGAAGTAGTCTGTTATCTTCAAAAGGGACTACAGAGCCTGTGGTCCAGCAGCCTCGAGGGCTCCTTCTTGACTGGAGAAGCCTTTGATAGCAGCATATTGGAAATTAGATGACAGAAGATGGGGCTTCCTTCCTGCTCCGATGTGGTGGGACTCCTTGTTGCACACTGAGGGGCGGGGGCAAAATGGAGGGAAGAGCTTGggcactgagaactgaactccggtcccctgagagagcagccagtactcttgatccctgaaccatttctccagacccctcaaatttttctctgtgttctctctctccctctattcttccctctccctctctctctctctctctctctctctctctctctctctctctctctctctctctctttctttctttgtgtttgtttttgcttggcatttttgagacagggtctcacaacacacacctgactggcctggaactcactatgtaaaccaggatggcctccaattcagagaaACCCACTTACCCCTGCCTCCAGTGTGCTGATATTTAGAGATccataccaccacatctggctgttcttttgtttgtttgtttgtttgtttgtttgttgaaatggAGTTTCAGGTTGGATTCAAATTCAGCTGTCTTTCTGCTTCGGTGTTccaagtgctggtgttacagTTGTGTGCCATTGCACCTGGCTAAAAGTTCTTGAAGTAATTTTTATGGTGTTTAGCCTCCTTTTAAatcatgtttatttgtttacacatTCAGCAAGTTTTCCCAGAGTGACTGGTAGAATCCTGGCTTTTGGGAATTGGTATCAtctcaaaggaaataaagaggGAAAAGCTCTGTTCTCAGGGCAATCCCATTGCTATCCCATGGCCCCTCCCCTCTGCCCTGCCTatctcaaaggaaatgaaaaaggaaaagctCTGTTCTCAGGGCTATCCCATTGCTATCCCCTGGCCCCTCTCCTCCCctggcccctcccctcccctggccCCTCCTCCCGCCCATggccccctccccccgccccgcccATCTAGTCAGCCTTTGCTTTGCTGGACTGATTTTGAGCGCCTTGCCAcagagcctctgcctcctttaatgcgttctttccttgtctttctctttgttttccccTTTTGGTGCTAGCACGAGCGGCTCGGACAGTTCACTCTCGGATGGTCCTCCCATTCCTCTAATGAACATAGCAGATGAGGTGAGAGGGCGCTGTTTCTTGTACACacccaaaaacattaaaaagccaAACCTGTAAAGTACCACAACACTAGATAATTGAGGAAATGTTCCAGCCATCCTAGCATCTTCAGGAAATATAGCACTAGTCCCAGGGTGCTGTTCAGGAGGAAGGTACTTGCCTACCATGGGTGGCTTCCTGGTTTCAGTTACCAGTGAGTCAAAAAAAAAACGTTGGAATACTTCCCTAGCCAGTCACCCTACCCAGAGTATTTCACTGTGTTCTTTATATGCTTCCTGCTTAATTGCTGGAGCTTCTTTACCATAATACCAGGCTGAATATTGTAGCCACGTATCAGTGGTCAGAGTGATCCCCACTGACCGTGTTAGTGTGCCATCTGGTCTTGTGTCATAAATCACGCACATTTGGGCGTTGATCCACATCCATGGGACTCAGGCATGTTTTATCAGGCAACACCCTCTGGAAAGAAGGTGGCTGAGCTATTGGCCCATTctccaaaccaacaaacaaagccCCCGTGACAGGCTACGGCGTGTGCATGCAGACTGTTCCCTGAAGACTGTGTGGGGGGGGTACCTCTACTGCCCCTTCTGACCAGCTTCTCTGTAATTTCTGAAACAGCCAAATCAGAAGATGCTGTTAAAGAATCCAAAAAAGAAGAGACTTCAGACTAGAAAACAGCGGAATGAACAGTACCAGAAGAATTACTTGATGCGGGAGTTAAAGTTAACAGAAAACACCCCAGTAAGCGGTCCCCGCTGCCTGCATCTGCTTTCTgccttctgcttttgcttttttccatAGACAAAACAGGAGACAGGGCTAGAGGGGGCGGTGGGAAGCAGGGGTGCTTTCTATTTAGAGGTCAGAGTGCTTCCTCAGGTCCTCGGATGTGTCTGAGCAGATTTCAGCCTCAGCCCATGGGTCCTCTCCTATACTCCGCTCAGGCATGGCTGCATGACTAAAACTGCTCCTGCAAGAGGTGGACTTGGGGTGTGTTAGCATGGGCTCAGCTAGAGTGGCCGGGTGGTTGAGATGACGGTCAGGAGGGAGACACCTCCCCACCTTGTTTGCAGCTATGGTACCGGTATCCACCACGGCCAACCTGCCCAGACTCTTGCTTTCTAAAGAGAGGATGCTTTTCAAGAGTGTTTGACTGGGTAGCTAAGGGATGGATCAACTGAAAAAACTTCTCACTCAATCCTTATAGGGAAGGGCAAGATTTGCTTCtactctgcaaaagcagcctACTTTTTTGAAAAGCCCAGAGAATTTTAGCCCTTCAATAAGGAGAAGTGAGAAGCCAAGGCTCAATGAGGGAGTATTTTTGCCTGACTCTCTGTCACACAGATTCTCTGATTTCTCCAATTAGCACGTCAGTCCCACTAGGTGAAGAGCACAGTGACCATCGTGTCACCTGGAAGTGAAAAAGGATGCTTTGGATTAAAAACTGGAATCTTATATCAAATATTGATGATTTGTGATTTTATATCTAGAACATAAGAAAGAGGCTGCTGTGCTTATGCATACACGCATCCATCACACATCCACAGATTGACAGATTCTGTCCCTCGCCTACTGTACGGCAGGTCCTTCACTGGACACTGTGTCATGCAGAGGTGAGCAAGACACCATCCTTCCCTCAGAGAGTTCAGATGCTGCAGAGAAAAACACTCGGAGGGAGAAGGAGCACCCAGACTTACAGACGAAATCCTTGATTCTTCCAGGAGGTTGCcacatgcctgtaaacccagcacttgggaattaGAAGCAGGGGACCAATGAGTTCTACATGAGACCTAGTATCAAAAAGAGGGGAAAGTCGAGTTCAGAGAGTAAATAGACTGCTCAGCAGTAGGAAACTCGCCTGGTATGTGCAAGGCTCTGAGATCAGTTCTCAGCActactttaaaaattgttctctCAAGTAGACATAGTGACATAGGCCTGCATACCAGCTCCTGGAGAGATTAAAGCAGgaagaccacaagttcaaggcgaGTCTGGGTAACTTAGAAAGACCCTTCTCAAACTATGGAGGAAGAGgtcctggaaagatggctcagcagttaagagtgcttgctgttcttgtagaggacctcgCTTCCATTCCTCACACCCATACCAgctggctcacaaccgtctataactccagctcaagaACTAatgcctcttctggtctccaatgTCACTTgaatacacatggcatacacacacacacacacacacacacacacacacacacacacacacatcaaatattttttaattaatttatttattctatatgagtacactgtagctgtcttcagacacatcagaaaagggcatcagatctcattacagatggttgtgaaccactatgtagttgctgggatttgaactcatgacctctggaagagcattcagtgctcttaaccactgagccctcaaagattttttttaaaaaactttttaaaagaaaaagttggcCAAAGGACTAGGATTACTAGCTCAGTTATAGCGTACTTGCCTGCCATGCTCAAAGCCTTAGGTTTAATTCCTAgtaaacagcacacacacacacacacacacacacacacacacacacagcagactgGATAGAAAGCAAGCCTTCATTGTATAGAATGCTACTCTGCTGTTACAGCAATTCATGAAGCCCAGTAGTTCAAAGTGCACTATCCCAGGGAAACCCCCACAGAGTACAGCCATCTCAGATCAACACTGAGAACCATTATGTCTAATATAACTGTCAAAACCACAAGCTTTGAAATCTGTTCAAATTCCAGCCCCTAAAACCTAATACTTTTTCAGAGACATAACTCTATGATTGGGAAATTCCATTCCATTATATAAAAGTCACTAAGATGCCCAGAGAATAAAGGTGTTTACTGTTCAAACTTGCAGCCTAAATTTGGTTTCCAGAGTCCACAGTAGAAGTAAAGAAACGACTCCCAagagttgttctctaacctccacacatgtgccatggatGCACTTGTCCACTTACAtgcgtgcacgtgcatgtgtgcgtgcgcacgtgcatgcacacacacacacacataacataattttttattatgtaaaattatCTTCAGgcaagggctgtggagatggttcag
The nucleotide sequence above comes from Mastomys coucha isolate ucsf_1 unplaced genomic scaffold, UCSF_Mcou_1 pScaffold15, whole genome shotgun sequence. Encoded proteins:
- the Agbl2 gene encoding cytosolic carboxypeptidase 2 isoform X5, translating into MFPALETELKQETLPDPYEDFMHHHLQYYGYFKAQKSSLPNSATHQRAWRNSPRYVLNGSFGERDDFISDSLEKEMLLWPTCLSSTGHAQIDAVNRGIKLQINSLLLSSPLLRSRQLLFDEQDEINPRLREPRELFSCFSSRGPLQAPRWPIECEVIKEDIHHIEWVPLQPEYFYQPTGNEKIPEIVGEEQGTVVYQLDSVPTEGTFFTSSRIGGKRGVIKELAVTLQGPEDNTLLFESRFESGNLQKAVRVGIYEYELTLRTDLYTDKHTQWFYFRVQNTRKDVTYRFTIVNLLKPKSLYAVGMKPLMYSQLDATISNIGWRREGREIKYYKNNMDDGQQPLYCLTWTIQFPHDQDTCFFAHFYPYTYTDLQGYLLSIANNPIQSQFCKLRALCRSLAGNTVYLLTITNPSRTAQEAAAKKAVVLSARVHPGESNSSWIMNGFLDFILSNSPDAQLLRDIFVFKVIPMLNPDGVIVGNYRCSLAGRDLNRHYKTVLKDSFPCIWYTKNMIKRLLEEREVLLYCDFHGHSRKNNIFLYGCHSNNHKHWLHERVFPLMLSKNAPDKFSFDSCNFKVQKCKEGTGRVVMWRMGIINSYTMESTFGGSTLGSKRDTHFTIEDLKSLGYHVCDTILDFCDPDQTKYTQCLQELKELLQQEINKKLSNFGQDMDLEGNWSDIPLSDIESSTSGSDSSLSDGPPIPLMNIADEPNQKMLLKNPKKKRLQTRKQRNEQYQKNYLMRELKLTENTPTQLSGREKGTSLDLPLTSPKNKEIIQSKKPGFTASYSPKRSTNSSLGPAPDLKPNWSKTRYSATRKDHAAMAVYPSLHIYTYP
- the Agbl2 gene encoding cytosolic carboxypeptidase 2 isoform X3 — protein: MFPALETELKQETLPDPYEDFMHHHLQYYGYFKAQKSSLPNSATHQRAWRNSPRYVLNGSFGERDDFISDSLEKEMLLSMFPELKMQELGYRCILWRWAPTVHLCIVSRPTCLSSTGHAQIDAVNRGIKLQINSLLLSSPLLRSRQLLFDEQDEINPRLREPRELFSCFSSRGPLQAPRWPIECEVIKEDIHHIGNEKIPEIVGEEQGTVVYQLDSVPTEGTFFTSSRIGGKRGVIKELAVTLQGPEDNTLLFESRFESGNLQKAVRVGIYEYELTLRTDLYTDKHTQWFYFRVQNTRKDVTYRFTIVNLLKPKSLYAVGMKPLMYSQLDATISNIGWRREGREIKYYKNNMDDGQQPLYCLTWTIQFPHDQDTCFFAHFYPYTYTDLQGYLLSIANNPIQSQFCKLRALCRSLAGNTVYLLTITNPSRTAQEAAAKKAVVLSARVHPGESNSSWIMNGFLDFILSNSPDAQLLRDIFVFKVIPMLNPDGVIVGNYRCSLAGRDLNRHYKTVLKDSFPCIWYTKNMIKRLLEEREVLLYCDFHGHSRKNNIFLYGCHSNNHKHWLHERVFPLMLSKNAPDKFSFDSCNFKVQKCKEGTGRVVMWRMGIINSYTMESTFGGSTLGSKRDTHFTIEDLKSLGYHVCDTILDFCDPDQTKYTQCLQELKELLQQEINKKLSNFGQDMDLEGNWSDIPLSDIESSTSGSDSSLSDGPPIPLMNIADEPNQKMLLKNPKKKRLQTRKQRNEQYQKNYLMRELKLTENTPTQLSGREKGTSLDLPLTSPKNKEIIQSKKPGFTASYSPKRSTNSSLGPAPDLKPNWSKTRYSATRKDHAAMAVYPSLHIYTYP